In Geminocystis sp. NIES-3708, a single window of DNA contains:
- a CDS encoding S-layer homology domain-containing protein: MNKLNSHKTKTALFLALTFGVSATLPITFSFANPAVVMAQNLQFNDVSANYWAANFINPLVQRGVIAGFPDGTFRPDAPVTRAQFAAMVQKALPKNQIRSAINFNDVPSNYWANNAINNAYSMGFLSGYPGQIFRPEQNIPREQVLVSLANGLNYNANQDVNNTLNFFNDSNSISNFARSPVAAATERELVVNHPSLKQLNPVRNATRAEVAAFIYQALVSQGQSQAINSNYIVALNPTVVSYSLADGTRIPVSHEEESILLTKDEIVPLTLTVTTNMLNNGVVIIPRDSKIIGELRPTGNGTRFYAQTLQLTNGQTYNINASSQVITETTSISKGMNIGNLLKNAALGTAAAAAIAGVTGDKAIATEELLIGTGAGILATLIPQFFGLNKVDLLVVRPNSNFNLVLEEELMINN, encoded by the coding sequence ATGAATAAATTAAATAGCCATAAAACTAAAACAGCTTTGTTTCTTGCCCTTACATTTGGTGTTAGTGCAACTTTACCTATTACCTTCTCTTTCGCTAATCCTGCAGTGGTAATGGCTCAAAATTTGCAATTTAATGATGTTTCTGCTAATTATTGGGCGGCTAATTTTATCAATCCTTTGGTACAAAGAGGTGTTATTGCTGGTTTCCCTGATGGTACTTTTCGACCTGATGCACCCGTCACCAGAGCTCAATTTGCGGCAATGGTACAAAAAGCACTACCAAAAAATCAAATTCGCTCTGCTATTAATTTTAATGATGTGCCAAGCAATTATTGGGCTAATAATGCTATCAATAATGCTTATAGTATGGGATTTCTGTCGGGCTATCCCGGACAAATTTTTCGCCCTGAGCAAAATATTCCTAGGGAACAAGTTTTGGTATCATTAGCCAATGGATTGAATTATAATGCGAATCAGGATGTTAATAATACTCTTAACTTTTTTAATGATTCTAATAGTATCTCTAATTTTGCTCGATCGCCAGTAGCCGCTGCCACGGAAAGAGAATTAGTAGTTAATCATCCCAGTTTAAAACAACTAAATCCTGTTCGCAATGCTACCAGAGCAGAAGTTGCCGCTTTTATTTATCAGGCTTTGGTTTCTCAAGGGCAATCACAGGCTATTAATTCAAATTATATTGTCGCTTTAAATCCAACCGTCGTAAGTTATAGTCTTGCTGATGGCACTAGAATCCCCGTCAGTCATGAAGAAGAATCAATTTTATTAACTAAAGATGAAATTGTACCTCTTACTTTAACCGTGACGACTAATATGCTTAATAATGGTGTTGTTATAATTCCCCGTGATAGTAAAATTATCGGCGAATTACGTCCTACAGGTAATGGTACAAGGTTTTATGCTCAAACATTACAGTTAACAAATGGTCAAACTTATAACATAAATGCTTCTTCTCAAGTTATTACTGAAACTACGAGTATTTCTAAAGGTATGAATATCGGTAATTTATTGAAAAATGCAGCTTTAGGCACGGCGGCGGCGGCGGCTATTGCTGGAGTAACAGGAGATAAGGCGATCGCTACTGAAGAATTATTAATTGGTACAGGTGCTGGTATTTTAGCAACATTAATTCCTCAATTTTTTGGATTAAATAAAGTAGATTTATTAGTAGTCAGACCTAATAGTAATTTTAATTTGGTTTTAGAGGAAGAATTGATGATCAATAATTAA
- a CDS encoding M48 family metallopeptidase — protein sequence MPYSSPISKNSPEVNNRQLLTLLILFGGLGLSIVLALFVIINQIVNFIPVNVEQKIGNLITDEFKQKSESSTTEIKLNKIVDNLENLLPENTNYKRDYKVLYIPENTVNALAIPGDIIIIYEGLLKEVKSENELVMILSHEIGHFANRDHLRSLGNILLLKIVINSLFGGVEILQSGADFANILANAQYSQNQESKADEFGLNLLNKYYGHVAGATDFFERLSNKNQEDNFMDFFASHPQPQKRVQRLEKLIQNNNYTLGKKEDLKM from the coding sequence ATGCCTTATTCTTCTCCTATTAGTAAAAATAGTCCCGAAGTAAATAATAGACAATTATTAACATTATTAATCTTATTTGGTGGTTTAGGATTATCTATTGTGTTAGCATTATTTGTAATAATTAATCAGATAGTAAACTTTATTCCTGTCAATGTAGAGCAAAAAATAGGAAATTTAATTACAGACGAATTTAAACAAAAAAGTGAGTCATCAACAACAGAAATAAAATTAAATAAAATAGTTGATAATTTAGAAAATTTATTACCAGAAAATACTAATTACAAAAGAGATTATAAAGTTTTATATATTCCTGAAAATACTGTTAATGCTTTAGCAATTCCGGGAGATATTATTATTATTTATGAAGGGTTATTAAAAGAAGTAAAATCAGAAAATGAATTAGTCATGATTTTAAGTCATGAAATCGGACATTTTGCTAATCGAGATCATCTGAGAAGTTTGGGAAATATTTTATTATTAAAAATTGTCATTAATTCTCTTTTTGGTGGTGTAGAAATTTTACAATCAGGTGCAGATTTCGCTAATATATTAGCTAACGCACAATATTCTCAAAATCAAGAAAGTAAAGCCGATGAATTTGGGTTAAATTTATTAAATAAATATTATGGTCATGTGGCGGGGGCAACAGATTTTTTTGAGCGTTTATCTAACAAAAATCAAGAAGACAATTTCATGGATTTTTTTGCCAGTCATCCCCAACCACAAAAAAGAGTTCAACGCCTAGAAAAATTAATTCAAAATAATAACTATACTCTAGGAAAAAAAGAAGATTTAAAAATGTAG
- a CDS encoding TIGR00266 family protein yields the protein MLNKSEIKYRIEHNPAYGFLILDLQPNQTVIVEAGGMAAMDSCIEMKSKMRGGLGKSVTRMFGGESLFLSEFTAKKTSGELYISPGVPGDISYYYLNGNCGLMVQSSGFVACSPTVEIDTKFQGFKGFFSGESLFLLKATGIGDFWFSSYGAIIEIEVKGSYIVDTGYIVAFEDTLNYNVEMIGGLSFRSLKTGILGGEGLVCRFRGSGKLWLQSRNLYSLLNFLNPFRPVKS from the coding sequence ATGTTGAATAAATCAGAAATAAAATATCGAATTGAACATAATCCAGCTTATGGTTTTTTGATTTTAGATCTTCAACCAAATCAAACGGTAATCGTTGAAGCAGGAGGCATGGCGGCTATGGATTCCTGTATCGAAATGAAGTCAAAAATGCGTGGCGGTTTAGGCAAAAGTGTTACGAGAATGTTTGGTGGAGAATCTTTATTTTTAAGTGAATTTACTGCTAAAAAAACCTCTGGAGAATTATATATTTCACCCGGTGTACCCGGTGATATTAGCTATTATTATTTAAACGGTAATTGTGGTTTAATGGTGCAATCTTCTGGTTTTGTTGCCTGTAGCCCCACTGTCGAAATTGACACCAAATTTCAAGGTTTTAAAGGGTTTTTTAGTGGTGAATCTTTATTCTTATTAAAAGCAACAGGAATTGGTGATTTTTGGTTTAGTTCTTATGGTGCTATTATCGAAATTGAGGTTAAAGGAAGTTATATTGTCGATACTGGTTATATTGTCGCTTTTGAAGATACTCTTAATTATAATGTCGAGATGATTGGCGGTTTATCTTTTCGTAGTTTAAAAACAGGAATTTTGGGCGGTGAGGGTTTAGTTTGTCGTTTTAGGGGTAGTGGAAAGTTATGGTTACAATCTCGTAATTTGTATTCTTTACTTAATTTTCTTAATCCTTTTCGTCCTGTTAAAAGTTAA